Part of the Shewanella eurypsychrophilus genome is shown below.
ATTTGCAGAAAGAGGCTTTTCTGAAACCTCATTACGTCTAATTACCAGTAAGGCGGAAGTTAACTTAGCTTCAGTCAATTACCACTTTGGTTCAAAAAAAGAACTGATCCGAGCAGTACTTGCTCGCTATCTAGATGTGTTCATGCCCGCAGCATCGTCAGAAATCGCTAAGTTACAGGGAGCCGAACAAAACGCTTCACTTAATGAAATTTTTTCGACGTTAGTAAAGCCATTGCTAGACTTAAATCTACTCAGATCCGAAGGCACTCGTACCTTTTTACAGCTGTTAGGTCGAGGATATATAGAAAGTCAGGGTCATCTTCGCTGGTTTATTACGACTCACTATGGCGAACATTTAAAACAATTTGTTAAAGCCGTAGCCGACAGTGCACCACATATTCCTCCTGCAGAGATGTTTTGGCGCTTACACTTTACCTTAGGTACCGTGGTCTTCACTATGGCTTCGGCAGATGCGCTAACAGAGATTGCAGCTGCAGATTTTGATGAGCATAATGATATCGAAGCGGTTATACGCAAAGTCATCCCCTATTTATCCGCAGGTGTCGCTGTTCCGGTAACTGCGTAATTCCTGCTGAGCAAGCCCAGGTTATATTGAATATAAGGTAATGCCATGACTCTTTTTATCCTCGCACTGTTAATTATTATAGTGTTATTTGGTGTCAAAAATATCCGGATGCAGTTTATTACGCGTCCGGTTTTCTCGTTTTTTAAGAAAGTGCTCCCTCCGCTATCCGATACTGAAAAGGAAGCGATGGAGGCTGGAGATGTCTGGTGGGAAGGTGAGTTATTTAGAGGCAAGCCGAATTGGGAAACATTGCACAGCTATGGCAAGCCGAAACTGACCGCTGAAGAGCAAGACTTTCTTGATAATCAAGTGATGACGGCACTCACAATGATTGACGACTATGACATAGTGCACAATCGAAAGGATCTTCCACCCGAACTTTGGCAATATTTTAAAGATGAAGGCTTTTTTGCGCTTATCATTCCTAAACAGTATGGCGGCAAGGCGTTCTCTGCTTATGCAAACTCAACCATCGTGAGTAAACTCGCTAGCCGAAGTGTCAGTGCAGCTGTGACGGTGATGGTACCGAACTCTTTAGGGCCTGGAGAATTACTGACTCATTATGGTACTCAAGAGCAAAGGGAGCATTGGCTACCCAAATTAGCCACGGGTGAAGCGGTCCCTTGTTTTGCATTAACTGGCCCAGAAGCCGGATCCGATGCAGGGGCCATTCCTGACGAAGGCATTGTCTGTAGGCAAGAGTTTGAAGGTGAAGAAGTTCTCGGCCTGAAACTCAATTGGGATAAGCGGTATATAACACTCGCACCTGTTGCAACAGTACTGGGTCTTGCATTTCAAATGCGTGATCCTGAAGGACTGTTAGGTGGAAAAGAAGCTTTGGGGATCACCTGTGCACTCATTCCAACCGATCTTAGTGGGGTTAAAATAGGCCAAAGGCATAACCCGTTGAACATGGCCTTTATGAATGGTACCACTCAAGGTGAAGATGTGTTTATTCCCCTCGATTGGATTATTGGTGGTCCACAGTATGCCGGACGTGGGTGGCGAATGCTGGTTGAGTGCTTATCTGCTGGACGTGGGATCTCATTGCCTGCACTGGCGACAGCCTCAGGACATACCACGACTAAAACAACCACAGCTTATAGCTATGTCAGACATCAGTTTGGCTTGTCCATCGGTAATTTTGAAGGGGTTCAAGAAGCGCTTGCACGTATTATTGCCAACACCTATCAATTAGAAGCTGCCAGACGCTTGACCACAACGGGCATCGATCTAAAGGTAAAGCCTTCTGTGGTCACTGCCATTGCTAAGTATCATATGACGGAAATGAGCCGAGATGTGCTCAATGATGCTATGGATATTCAATCGGGCAAGGGGATCCAGCTTGGACCAAAAAATTATCTAGGCCATCCGTACATGGCTAACCCCATTTCAATTACCGTTGAAGGTGCAAATATATTAACCCGCAGTTTAATGATATTTGGTCAAGGGGCCACTCGTTGTCATCCCTATGTGTTGGCGGAAATGGAAACGGCAGCGATGGAAGATAAATGTGCAGCTCTAGAGAGGTTTGACGCTTTATTGCTAGGACATATCGGCTACGCGACACGCAATGCCTTCAGCTCAGTCTTTAGTGCGTTAACAGGAAGTCGATTTAATCAAGCGCCTGTCAGTGGTGAAACACAGCAATATTATAAAGACATGTCGCGGATGTCTTCAGCACTTGCCTTTATGACGGATCTGTCAATGTTGATCATGGGCGGTGATTTAAAACGTAAAGAGATGTTGTCAGCGAGAATGGGCGATGTACTCAGTGAGCTCTATCTTGGTTCGTCGACCTTAAAGATGTTCGAAGATAACGGTCGTCAGCATGATGATTTACCAGCTGTACGTCATGTGATGGCAACCCGTTTACAAAATGCGGCAAAAGCCTTAGAGGGTGCATTGCGTAACTTCCCCAATCGACCCGTTGCTTGGATAATGAGAGCGGTAATTTTTCCTTTGGGAAATCACTTCAACGGGCCTACAGATAAGATGAGTATTGATCTTGTCAAAGGTATGTCGAAGCCGGGCCCTGCTCGAGACCGTATCACTTTCTTATGTCCTGATTTTGCTGGGGATAAAGGCGGTATCGCAGAGGTAGAAAATGCATTTGTGGCTCAATATAACTGTAGAAATCTGCATAAGAAAATTAAATCAGCCCAGCGCAATGGTACATTACCGAGAAAAATACCTAACTCAAGATTGTTTGCACTCGCGCTTGATGCAAAAGTTATAGATGCCAGTGAGCTAGAGCTCCTGCTAAAAGCCGACAAACTCAGGTTAGCAGCAATTAATGTTGATGACTTTAGTGAGCTTTAATTAAGGTTTAAATTTTAGTTATCTTTAAATTATAGCTATCATAGTTGAAAGGGCGCTTAGGCGTCCTTTTTCTTGTGCTTGCGAGGATGAATGCCTAGGTGATATCAGGAGTACCCCTACTCCGGTACATCAGTGACGACAATAGTAAATTATGTTAGCCATCTTTTGCCCCCTTTATTTGCTGCTTCAGTGTCCTTCGCCTCCACAAAATTGATAACACTATATTTTTTCCAAAAAAAAGGACACGCTAAAGCGTGTCCTTTTAAAGATGAAAATAGAACTATGCGACGATTAATACTTTACAAGTATTCGTGCCACCAATAGTTTCCATTGAATCACCCTTAGTCATTAGCACCATGTCACCACTTTTAAGGTAACCTGCTGCAGTCAGAGATTCTAATGCTTTACGAGCAACATCTTCTGCATTGACACCGGTCGAATCAAAATGAACAGCTTGTACGCCACGGTATACTGCCATTTTTGCAAGTGTTGTCTCATGACGAGACAATGCAAAAATAGGTAAAGAAGAGCTGATCCGAGACATTAGCTGAGGGGTCGCACCCGACTCAGTTAGTGCCACAATAGCTTTGATGCCTTTAAGGTGGTTTGCAGCATACATAGTTGAAAGTGCAATCGTTTCTTCAACAGAATCGAAACTTTCATCCAGTCTATGCTTAGACACTTGTACACTTGGGTGTAACTCGGCACCAAGACATACTTCAGACATGGCTTTAACTGTTTCTTCAGGGAAGTCACCAGCAGCAGTTTCAGCAGAAAGCATGACAGCATCGGTACCATCAAGAACAGCGTTAGCCACATCCATGACTTCAGCACGAGTTGGCATAGGGCTGGTTATCATTGACTCCATCATCTGAGTCGCTGTGATAACACTCTTGTTAAGCTGACGAGCTCGGCTGATCAATTTTTTCTGAACAGCAACTAGCGCTGGGTCGCCAATTTCAACACCTAAGTCACCACGAGCGACCATAACGACATCAGATGCTCTAATCACATCATCCATCGCTTCGTCGGTTGCAACAGCTTCGGCACGTTCAACTTTAGAGACGATTAACGCATTGCTACCGGCTTTAACCGCGAGTTCACGTGCATAATCTAAGTCTGCACCTGTACGCGGGAAAGAAACGGCTAGGTAATCGACTTGAATTTCAGCAGCGGTAACAATATCGCGCTTATCTTTTTCAGTCAGTGCAGCAGCAGAAAGACCACCACCTTGCTTGTTGATGCCTTTATTATTAGATAAAGGACCTGCAACAGTGACACTAGTATGTACCTTGTTACCTTCAATCTTTTCGACTTTCAGTTGAACACGGCCATCATCTAACATCAAAATATCGCCGATACAAACATCGTTCGGTAATTCTTTATAGTCGATGCCAACTTGATTCTCGTCGCCTTCACCTTTGCCTAGATCAGCATCTAGTAGAAAGCTTTGACCTAAGTTTAACTGAACTTTCTTGTTATCTTTGAAGGTCGAAACACGGATCTTTGGACCTTGAAGATCACCAAGAATTGCAACATGAACGCCGAGTTCTTTTGCAATTCTACGCGTATCACTCGCGCGTTTTAGGTGGTCTTCTGGTGAGCCGTGAGAGAAGTTTAAACGAACAACATTAGCGCCTGCTTTGATTATGCGGCGTAAGTTGTCATCGCGGTCGGTAGCTGGACCCAAAGTAGTTACAATTTTGGTTCTGCGGAACATGACAAACTCCGTTAAGTGTTAAAAGAAATCTACCACTATATTAACAGAGCTTTTGGATTTATGTAGGAAAATTACAAACAAAATGATCTAAAACAATATATTAAATTTGTGAAGCCAGGCTTAAAAGTGCGAAATAAAAGGCAGTACGTATAAAGTAGTACTGCCGTCAGTATAAAGAAAGTCAGTTACAAAATTTGATCTTTATCAATTCTTGACTCTTTAAGTACCTCTTTAACACGCTTTAAACTCTCTCTAAAGCGTGGTCCGCGGCGAAGCGTAAAGCCAGTGGCTAGCACATCGATAACGACTAACTGGGCTAGGCGAGAGGCCATAGGAAGGTACATGTCGGTATCTTCAGGGACTTCCATGGTGACAGGTAAAGTACATTCGGTTGATAGCGGAGAATGTCGCGCAGTGATCCCGATAACCGCGGCCCCATTTTGTCGAGCAAGTCTAGCGACATCTATCATTGATTTAGTTCGACCAGTGTGTGATATCAGTACAAAAACATCGCCTTCACCACTGTTAATACAACTCATGCGT
Proteins encoded:
- a CDS encoding acyl-CoA dehydrogenase, with the protein product MTLFILALLIIIVLFGVKNIRMQFITRPVFSFFKKVLPPLSDTEKEAMEAGDVWWEGELFRGKPNWETLHSYGKPKLTAEEQDFLDNQVMTALTMIDDYDIVHNRKDLPPELWQYFKDEGFFALIIPKQYGGKAFSAYANSTIVSKLASRSVSAAVTVMVPNSLGPGELLTHYGTQEQREHWLPKLATGEAVPCFALTGPEAGSDAGAIPDEGIVCRQEFEGEEVLGLKLNWDKRYITLAPVATVLGLAFQMRDPEGLLGGKEALGITCALIPTDLSGVKIGQRHNPLNMAFMNGTTQGEDVFIPLDWIIGGPQYAGRGWRMLVECLSAGRGISLPALATASGHTTTKTTTAYSYVRHQFGLSIGNFEGVQEALARIIANTYQLEAARRLTTTGIDLKVKPSVVTAIAKYHMTEMSRDVLNDAMDIQSGKGIQLGPKNYLGHPYMANPISITVEGANILTRSLMIFGQGATRCHPYVLAEMETAAMEDKCAALERFDALLLGHIGYATRNAFSSVFSALTGSRFNQAPVSGETQQYYKDMSRMSSALAFMTDLSMLIMGGDLKRKEMLSARMGDVLSELYLGSSTLKMFEDNGRQHDDLPAVRHVMATRLQNAAKALEGALRNFPNRPVAWIMRAVIFPLGNHFNGPTDKMSIDLVKGMSKPGPARDRITFLCPDFAGDKGGIAEVENAFVAQYNCRNLHKKIKSAQRNGTLPRKIPNSRLFALALDAKVIDASELELLLKADKLRLAAINVDDFSEL
- the pyk gene encoding pyruvate kinase — encoded protein: MFRRTKIVTTLGPATDRDDNLRRIIKAGANVVRLNFSHGSPEDHLKRASDTRRIAKELGVHVAILGDLQGPKIRVSTFKDNKKVQLNLGQSFLLDADLGKGEGDENQVGIDYKELPNDVCIGDILMLDDGRVQLKVEKIEGNKVHTSVTVAGPLSNNKGINKQGGGLSAAALTEKDKRDIVTAAEIQVDYLAVSFPRTGADLDYARELAVKAGSNALIVSKVERAEAVATDEAMDDVIRASDVVMVARGDLGVEIGDPALVAVQKKLISRARQLNKSVITATQMMESMITSPMPTRAEVMDVANAVLDGTDAVMLSAETAAGDFPEETVKAMSEVCLGAELHPSVQVSKHRLDESFDSVEETIALSTMYAANHLKGIKAIVALTESGATPQLMSRISSSLPIFALSRHETTLAKMAVYRGVQAVHFDSTGVNAEDVARKALESLTAAGYLKSGDMVLMTKGDSMETIGGTNTCKVLIVA
- a CDS encoding TetR/AcrR family transcriptional regulator — encoded protein: MANRSDTKTRILDAAEKLFAERGFSETSLRLITSKAEVNLASVNYHFGSKKELIRAVLARYLDVFMPAASSEIAKLQGAEQNASLNEIFSTLVKPLLDLNLLRSEGTRTFLQLLGRGYIESQGHLRWFITTHYGEHLKQFVKAVADSAPHIPPAEMFWRLHFTLGTVVFTMASADALTEIAAADFDEHNDIEAVIRKVIPYLSAGVAVPVTA